The following are from one region of the Passer domesticus isolate bPasDom1 chromosome 13, bPasDom1.hap1, whole genome shotgun sequence genome:
- the SMIM3 gene encoding small integral membrane protein 3, translating into MDLPHLTSPTDLPKHILDIWVIVLIILATILIMTALLLCPATAVIIYRVRTHPTRNGIV; encoded by the coding sequence ATGGACCTCCCTCACCTCACGAGTCCTACCGACCTCCCCAAGCACATCCTGGATATCTGGGTCATCGTGTTGATCATCCTGGCCACCATCCTCATCATGACAGCGCTGCTGCTGTGCCCGGCCACCGCCGTCATCATCTACCGAGTGCGGACGCACCCCACGCGCAACGGCATCGTGTGA